The DNA region CACCGCGCCGTCGACGTCGAGGACCTTGAGCACCATCTCCAGCCGTGACCGGTTCAGGTCGACGCGGGACTCCAGTGCCGGCGTCGACAGTGGCTGATCCGGCGAGAGCTCGCCGATCACCTTGCGCACCAACGATTCCGCCGGAAACGCCAGGGAGGCGAAGTAGTTCCAGATGTCCTGATCCTCGGTGCCCGGCAGCAGGATGACTTCGGCGCTGGCGGTGGCACGCCCGGCGCGACCGACCTGCTGGTAGTAGGCGATCGGCGAAGACGGGGCACCCAGGTGCACCACGAAGCCGAGGTCGGGCTTGTCGAATCCCATGCCCAGCGCCGAGGTGGCGATCAGCGCCTTGACCCGGTTGGCCAGCAGGTCGGCCTCGAGCTGTTCCCGGTCGGCCGAGTCGGTGGACCCGGTGTAGGCGGCGACCGCGAACCCCTGCGCCCGCAGGTCTGCCGCCAGGTCGTGGGCCTGGGCCACGGTGAGCGTGTAGACGATCCCCGAACCGGGCAGCTCGTTCAGGTGGGCGCCGACCCAGGCGGTCCGTTGCGCCGGACCCCCGGCGGCGATCACCGACAGCCGCAACGATTCCCGGTCCAGGCCCCCGCGCAGCACCAGGGTGTCGGCGCCGCCGACCCCGAGTTGGCCGGCGACGTCGTCGACCACCCGATCGTTGGCGGTCGCGGTGGTCGCCAATACCGGCACGTCCGCACCCAATTCGGCGATCAGGGTGCGGATGCGCCGATAGTCCGGCCGGAAGTCGTGCCCCCAGTCCGAGACGCAGTGCGCTTCGTCGACCACCACCAGCCCGGCGCGGGCCGCCAGCGCCGGCAGTACCTCGTCGCGGAAGTCGGGGTTGTTGAGCCGTTCCGGGCTGACCAGCAGCACGTCGAGGTCACCGGCGCTCACCCGGCGCTGCACGTCGGCCCACTCGGTGACGTTGGCGGAGTTGATGGTGGCGGCGTGCACCCCGGCGCGTTCGGCGGCGGCGACCTGGTTGCGCATCAACGCCAGCAGCGGCGAGACGATCACCGTCGGCCCGTGACCGGCGGCCCGCAGCAGCTTGGCGGCGATGAAGTACACCGCCGATTTACCCCAGCCGGTGCGTTGCACCACCAGTGCACGGCGGCGCCCGACCACCAGGGCCTCGATCGCGGCCCACTGGTCGTCGCGCAACCGGGCGTCGGGACCGGCCAGCTGTTCCAGGATCGCCTGGGCTTGCGTTCTCATGCGATTTCGGCGCGCTTATGCCCGCTCAGCGGGTAATACCGCGCCGAAATCACGAGTTGGCAGCCCGCTCCCGCTGGATCTCCAGCGCGATGTCGATGAGCTGGTCCTCCTGGCCGCCGATCAGCTTGCGCTGGCCGACCCGAAGCAGCAGCTCATGGGCGGGCACACCGTAGCGTTCGCCCTGGCGCACCGCATGCTTGAGGAAGCTGGAGTACACCCCGGAGTAGCCCATGACCAGCGCATTGCGGTCCAGCACGCACTCGGCCGGCATGGCCGGGCGCACCACGTCCTCGGCGGCGTCGGCGATGTCGAAGAAGTCGATACCGGTCTTGACACCGATCTTGTCGAACACCCCGATCAACGCCTCCACCGGCGCGTTGCCCGCACCGGCACCGAAGCGGCGCACCGAGCCGTCGATCTGCTTGGCCCCGGCGCGCACCGCCTCCACCGAGTTGGCCACCCCGAGCCCGAGGTTCTCATGGCCGTGGAAGCCCACCTGGGCGTCGTCACCGAGCTCGGCGACCAGCGCTGAGACCCGGTCGGCCACACCCTCGAGTACCAGTGCACCGGCGGAGTCCACCACGTAGACGCACTGACAACCCGCATCGGCCATGATCCGGGCCTGGGCGGCCAGCTTCTCCGGGGAGATGGTGTGGGCCATCATCAAGAACCCGACGGTCTCCAGCCCCAGCTCCCGGGCCAGCCCGAAGTGCTGGATGGAGACGTCGGCCTCGGTGCAGTGCGTGGCGATCCGGCAGATCGAGCCACCGTTGTCCTGCGCCTCTTTGATGTCTTCTTTGGTGCCCACCCCGGGCAGCATCAAAAACGCGATCTTGGCGTCCTTGGCGGTCTCCGCGGCAAGCTTGATCAGCTCCTGCTCGGGGGTCTTGGAGAACCCGTAGTTGAAGCTCGACCCGCCCAGGCCGTCACCGTGGGTCACCTCGATGACCGGCACACCCGCGGCGTCGAGGGCCGCGACGATCGCGGCCACCTCGTCTTTGGTGAACTGGTGGCGCTTGTGGTGGCTACCGTCGCGCAGGCTGGTGTCGGTGATCCGCACATCGAAGATGTAGTCAGACATAGCGGTTACGCTCCTCCGGTCTTCGCCGACGCCATCTCACGGGCGATCTCCTCGCCCACCTTGGTGGCGGCCGCAGTCATGATGTCCAGGTTGCCCGCATAGGGGGGCAGGTAATCGCCGGCACCCTCGACCTCCACGAACGTGGTGACCACCGCGCGCCCGCCGGAGTTCAGCGACGGCTCGTCGAACTGCGGCTCGTTGAGCAGTCGGTAGCCCGGCACATAGGTCTGCACGTAGGCGACGACATCCTTGATCGACTTGGTGATCGCGTCGTGGTCGGCGTCCTCGGGGATCTGGCAGAAGATGGTGTCGCGCATGATCATCGGCGGATCGGCCGGGTTCAAGATGATGATCGCCTTGCCCCGCTCGGCGCCACCGATGTGCTGCACACCCGCCGACGTGGTCTTGGTGAACTCGTCGATGTTGGCCCGCGTGCCCGGCCCCGCCGACACACTCGAGACACTGGCCACGATCTCGGCATAGGGAACCGTGCCGCCCTGCTCTTTGACCGCCCGGCTCACCGCATACACGATCGGGATGGTGGCCTGCCCACCACAGGTGACCATGTTGACATTGGGGGCATCGACGTGAGCGTGAAGGTTGGCCGGCGGGATGACACCCGGACCCACCGCCGCCGGCGTCAAGTCGATGGCCCGAATCCCGGCGGCCTCGTACTTGGGCGCATACGCCTTGTGCACATAGGCACTGGTGGCCTCGAACACGAAGTCCGGCTTCTCATCTTGGGCCAGCAGCCAGTCCGCGCCCTCGTGCGAAGTCTCCAGACCCAGCTTGCGTGCCCGGGCCAAGCCCTCGCTCTCCGGGTCGATGCCGATCATCCAGCGCGGCTCCAGCCACTCCGAACGCAGCAGCTTGTACAGCAGGTCGGTACTGATGTTGCCCGATCCGACGATCGCGACAGAGGCCTTGGCAGCCATGAACGCTCCTCTATTCGAATTATTCGAAGACCAGTCGGACTGAACCCAGCCCGGTGAAATCGGCGACGCAGTCGTCGCCGGCGTGTACGTCGATGGCCCGGGTCGCAGTCCCCGGCAACACGATGTCGCCGGCCTTGAGCCGCACCCCGAAACTCTCCACCTTGCGGGCCAGCCACGCCACCGCGGTGACCGGGTTGCCCAGCACCGCGTCGCTACGCCCTTCGGCGACCACTTCGCCATTCTTGGTCAGCGAGGCGTCGATGGCTCGAATATCGATGTCGCCGGGCTTGACCCGCTGCTTGCCCAGCACGAATCCCGCCGAGGAGGCGTTGTCGGCGATGGTGTCGCAGAGTTTGATCTTCCAGTCGCTGATCCGGCTGTCGATCAACTCGATGGCCGGGGCGTAGGCCTCGGTGGCGGCCAGCACGTCTTCCTCGGTGCAGTCCGCACCCGGCAGATCTTTGGACAAGATGAACGCCACCTCGACCTCGATGCGCGGGTAGAGGTAGTTCGACGCCTTGACCGGGGTGTCCTCGAAGACCTGCATCTCGTTGAGCAGATGGCCGTAGTCGGGCTCGTCGACGCCCATCATCTGCTGCATCGCCTCGCTGGACAGGCCGACCTTGTGCCCGACGACCCGGGCGCCCTCGGCGATCCGCTGGCGGATGTTGATCAGCTGGATCTCGTAGGCGTCGACGACGTCGATGTCGGGCTGGGCCGCCGTCAGCGGCGAGATCGGAACTCGGCTGCGTTCGGCCTGCGCCAAGTCGGCGGCAAGTTGATCGCGGATCTGGGCGCTGAGCATCCTTCGAAAATCCCCTAATCATCGTGACCGGGCCGGCCAGCGGTTACTCCACCAACTCTATAACGTGTTCCAGCCCGCCCCGACACTGAGACGAGGCCCCGCCGCGACCCGATCCCGACGTGATCTCCCCAGCGTTACGACCCGCCGGTGTAGTCGACGTGCCAGTGCTTGATGGCGTTGAGCCAGCCCGAACGCAGCCGCTCGGGCTTGTCCAACGGTTTGAGGTCGGGGATGTTGTCGGCGATCGCGTTGAAGATCAGCCCGATCGTCATCCGCGCCAGGTGCGTACCGATGCAGTAGTGCGCACCGGTGCCGCCGAAGCCGACGTGCGGGTTGGGGTCGCGCAGGATGTTGAACTCCTGCGGCTTGTCGAACACCGACTCGTCGAAGTTGGCCGCCCGGTAGAACATCACCACCCGCTGGCCTTCGGAGATCAGGGTGCCGTTGAGGTCGTGGTCGCGCGTGGCGGTGCGTTGGAACGACGTGACCGGGGTGGCCCACCGCACGATTTCGTCGGCGGTGGTCTCCGGACGCTGGGCCTTGAACAGCTCCCACTGGTCGGGATGGTCGACGAACGCCATCATCCCCTGGGTGATCGAGTTGCGCGTGGTCTCACTGCCGGCCACCGCCAGCAGGATGATGAAGTAGCCCAGTTCGTCGTCGTTGAGCTTCTCGCCGTCGACGTCGGCTTCGACCAGCGTGGTGACGATGTCGTGGCCGGGGTTCTGCCGTTTGAGCTCGGCCAGCTGCAGGCCGTATTGAATGATCTCCAGGGCCGAGTTCGCCGGATCGTAGTGCGCGAACTCCGGGTCGTCGTAGGACGTCATCTGATTGGTCCAGTCGAACAGCTTGCGGCGGTCCTCCTGCGGCACCCCCATCAGGCCGGCGATGGCCTGCAACGGCAGCTCCGCGGCCACCTCCACCACGAAATCACCGCGGCCCCGGGCCAGGGCCTCCTTGGTGATCGCCTGCGCCCTGGACTGCAACTCGTCGTGCAGCGGCAGGATGTGCCGCGGGGTGAAGCCGCGGGAGATGATCCGCCGCTGCCGGGTGTGTTTGGGGGCGTCCTGATTGAGCATCAGGATGCGCTGGGCGTCGAGTTGTTCGCGGGTGGTCTCGTCGTGGTGGCGCGGGATGGCGCCGTTGCGCTCACTGGAGAAGACGTCGTCGAGGCGCGAGACCTCTTTGACGTCCTCGTGCCGGGTGATCGCCCAGTAGCCGCCGTCTTTGAAGCCGCCGCTCTTGTCATCGGGTTGCTCGATCCACTTGATCGGCTCGCTGCGGCGCACCTCGGCGAACTCCGCGTCGGGCAGTCTCTTGGCGTAGATCTCCGGATCGGTGAAGTCGAATCCGGCGGGGAGACGGGTGGTTGAGGCGACGGCGGGACTGGCCACGATGACAACTCCTCACTGGGAAAACGATCCCGGAACTGCTGGCGAAGACGATATGTTCTCGTGCCAGTAAAGCAAGGCTTCACCGCAGAAGAAAGGGCAGAAAGACCCTGCTCGGCGCGATAAATTAGAACGTGTTCTAGTTTGTTGCACCGCGAGCCTGACCTGCCCCGACCCGCGTCGGTCCGCCGCGGTTACCAGCGCGGCAGGGAATAGTCGTCTCGACACCGGTGCACCGATACCACCGGCCAAGTGGCGCCCGGGCGGGGCAGTTCTATAACGTGTTCTACATGGCCGAACAGGAGTACGACGTCGTCGTAGTCGGAAGCGGCGGCGCCGGGATGGTCGCCGCCCTCACCGCTGCCCACCAGGGGTTGTCCACCATCGTCATCGAGAAGGCCGCCCATTACGGCGGCTCGACCGCCCGCTCGGGCGGCGGTGTGTGGATTCCCAACAACGAGGTGCTTGCACGCGCCGGCGTAAAGGACACCGCCGACGCCGCCCGGACCTACCTGCACACCATCGTCGGCGACGTGGTGCCGGCCGAGAAGATCGACACCTACCTGCAGCGCGGGCCGGAGATGTTGTCGTTCGTGCTGAAGAACTCGCCGCTGAAGATGTGCTGGGTTCCCGGCTACGCCGACTACTACCCCGAGCAGCCCGGCGGCAAGCCCACCGGACGCTCGATCGAGCCGAAACCGTTCAACGCCAAGAAGCTCGGCGCCGACATGGCCGGCCTGGAGCCGGCCTACGGCAAGGTTCCGCTCAACGTCGTCGTCATGCAGCAGGACTACGTCCGGCTCAACCAGCTCAAGCGCCACCCGCGCGGGGTGCTGCGCAGCCTGAAGGTCGGCGCCCGCACCATGTGGGCACAGGCCACCGGCAAGAACCTGGTCGGCATGGGCCGCGCCCTGATCGCGCCGCTGCGCATCGGCCTGCGCGACGCCGGTGTTCCGGTGCAGCTCAACACCGCACTGACCGACCTCTACGTCGAAGACGGCGTGGTCCGCGGCGTCTACGTGCGCAGCACCGACGCGCCCGAATCGGCTCAGCCCCAACTGATCCGCGCCCGGCGCGGGGTCATCCTGGCCAGCGGCGGCTTCGAGCACAACGAGCAGATGCGGCAGAAGTACCAGCGCGCCCCGATCACCACCGAGTGGACCGTGGGCGCCAAGGCCAACACCGGCGAGGGCATCCTGGCCGGCGAGAAGCTCGGCGCCGCACTGGACATCATGGAGGACTCCTGGTGGGGGCCGACCGTGCCACTGGAGGGCGCACCGTGGTTCGCGCTGTCGGAGCGCAACTCCCCCGGGTCGATCATCGTCAACATGGCCGGCAAGCGGTTCATGAACGAGTCGATGCCCTACGTCGAGGCCTGCCACCACATGTACGGCGGCCAGTACGGCCAGGGTGACGGCCCCGGCGAGAACATCCCGGCCTGGCTGATCTTCGACCAGCGCTACCGCAACAACTACATCTTCGCGGGATTGCAGCCCGGACAACGGATTCCGAAGAAATGGCTGGAGTCCGGCGTGATCGTCACCGCGGACACCCTGGAGGAGCTGGCCAGCAAGACCGGCGTGCCGGCCGCCTCGCTGGCCGCGACCGTGGAGCGGTTCAACGAGTTCGCCCGCACCGGCAAGGACGAGGACTTCCACCGCGGCGAGAGCGCCTACGACCGTTACTACGGCGACCCGACCAACAAGCCGAACCCCAACCTGGGCCAGATCTCCCAGGGGCCGTTCTACGCGGCCAAGATGGTTCCCGGCGACCTGGGCACCAAGGGCGGCATCCGCACCGACGTCAGGGGCCGGGCGCTGCGCGCGGACGGCAGCGAGATCCCCGGCCTGTACGCGGCCGGCAACGTCAGCGCCCCGGTGATGGGCCACACCTACCCGGGCCCGGGGGGCACCATCGGACCCGCCATGACGTTCGGTTATCTGGCAGCACTGGACATCGCAGGGAAGGCGTGACATGGCGATCGATCTCGACGTCGCACTGGGTGCCGAATTCGGCCAGGTCGAATTCTCCTGGACCGCGACCAATGTGCAGCTCTACAACCTGGCACTGGGCGCCGGGTCGGACCCGATGGACCCGCACGAACTGAGCTACGTCGTCGACAACACCCCGCAGGTGCTGCCGACGTTCGGTTGTGTCGCAGCGTCGTTCAACGAGGTGGACCCGCCGAAGGTGAGCTGGCCCGGGGTCGAGATCGACCTGGCCAAGATCCTGCACGCCTCGGAGAAGGTGACCGTGCCCGCGCCGCTGCCGCCGTCGGGCAGCGCCCGCGCGGTCAGCCGGATCGTGGAGATCTGGGACAAGGGCAAGGCCGCCGTGGTGGTGCTGGAGACCTCGGTGACCGGCACCGACGGTACGCCGTTGTGGACCCAGCACCGCTCCATCTTCGCCCGCGGCGAAGGCGGCTTCGGCGGTGAGCGCGGACCGTCGACGGCGACCGAACTGCCCGACCGGGCACCGGATTTCCGGATCGACATCCCGACCTCGCCGCAGCAGGCGTTGCTCTACCGCCTGTGCGGTGACCGCAACCCGCTGCACAGCGACCCGGCGTTCGCCAAAGCGGCCGGTTTCGACCGCCCCATCCTGCACGGCCTGTGCACCTACGGCATGACCGCCAAGTCGACCGTGGACGCCGCGCTGGGCAGTGACGCCGGTGCGGTCCGCTCGTTCGGCGCCCGCTTCGCCGGCGTGGTGTTCCCGGGCGAGACCCTGCAGGCCCGGTTGTGGAAGGACGGCGACCGCCTGGTGGGCAACGTGGTGGCGCCCTCGCGCGAGGACGCGGCCATCCTCAACGATGTGGAGTTGGTGACCGCCTAGTTCTCCGCGGCCGAGCAGTCACCGAAGCCCCCTTTTCCATCACGGATTGGGGGCTTCGGCGTGTGGTCGCGGCAGGGGCCGGGGGCGCCGATCGGGCGGCCGTCAACCCAGGCAACCCTAATTGAAAATGACTTTCATCTTCGGATAAGCTGTCGCCATGACCGCGCCGGTATGGATGGCCTCACCTCCCGAGGTGCACTCGGCGGCCCTGAGCACCGGACCGGGTGCCGGGCCGTTGCTGTCCGCCGCCGGCGCCTGGTCAGCGCTGAGCCTGGAATACACCGCGATCGCCGAGGCGCTGCGCGAACTGCTGGCAACCACCCAGGCCACTTCCTGGCAGGGGCCCAGCGCCCAGCAGTACCTCGCCGCGCACCTGCCGTTTCTGGCCTGGTTGGCGACGGCCAGCGCCGACAGCGCCGCGCATGCATCCCGGCACGAGACGGCGGCCTCCGCCTACGTCGGTGCGCTGGCGGCCATGCCCACCATGCCCGAACTGGCCGCCAATCACGCGATCCACGGCGTCCTGGTGGCCACCAATTTCTTCGGCATCAACACCATTCCGATCGCCCTCAACGAAGCCGACTACGCACGGATGTGGGTTCAGGCCGCCACCACGATGGCGACCTACGAAGCGGTCTCCGGTGCGGCGATGGCGTCGGCTCCGCAACTGGCGGCGGCGCCGCCGATCGTCAACCATGACGGTGCGGCCGACGACCACGACCACGACCACGACCACGACCACGATCACGATCATGACCACGACCACGACGGCATCCACGACGGTGACCTCGACCCGACCGACCCGGAGTGGTGGACCGACGTCTTCGGCGAGATGAACCAGTGGGCCGAGCTCATCGTCCACGATCTGCTGACCGATCCGGCGGCGCTGATCAGCGATCTGCCGGTGATCATGGCCGACGTCACCTTCCACGCCAGCCAACTGGCCGCCACCTTGAGCCAGTTCGCCCCCGCGCTGCTACAGCCCGCGCTGACGTTGGCGATCGGCAACCTGGGCTGGGCGGCCGGACTGGCCGGGCTGGCCGGCATCCAGCCCGCGCCGATGGTCCCGGTGATCGAGGCAACTCCTGAACCGGTGCTGTCTTCTATCGGGTCGGGCGGCAGCTCCACGCCGGCGGTCAATGCCGCCGGGGCACCGGCCACGACGGGCTCGGTCACCGCTCCGGCGGCCGCCGGGGCACCCGCAGCCGCACCGCCCGCCGCCCCCCCGGCCGGGTTCAGCCCGGCCTGGTTCCCGCCGTACGTGATCGGTCCCCCCGGGGCGACCGGCCGGATCGCCGCCACCGCCCGGGCACGCACGGTCGGCAAGGCACCGAACCCGGACGAGGCTTCCGAGGCAGCTGGGGCTTCCGCACAGGAGCGGAAGCGCGCCCGCCGACGGCGCATCATTCGCGACAACGCCGACGAATACCTGCAGATGCCCGCCGTCATGGACGCCTCCGACAGCGGGGCCGGGCCCCTGGGATTCGCCGGCGCGCAGCCCAAGCCCGAAGTACCCGCTACCGGGTTGGCCACCCTGTCCGGAGGCGCGTACGGCGACGGACCGACGCTGCCACTGCTGCCCGAGAGCTGGACCGAAAGCGCCTAGGTCCGGCGGTCAGCCCAGGATCAGGCCCGAGGTGGGCACACCGGTGCCCGCGGTCACCAGCACGTGCTCGACGTTCGGCACCTGGTTGACGCTGGTACCGCGCAGCTGACGCACGCCCTCGGCGATCCCGTTCATGCCGTGGATGTAGGCCTCACCGAGCTGGCCGCCGTGGGTGTTGATCGGCAACCGGCCACCGAGTTCGATCGCACCGCCGGCGATGAAGTCCTTCGCCTCGCCGCGACCGCAGAAGCCCAGCTCCTCCAACTGCAGCAGCGTGTAGGGGGTGAAGTGGTCGTAGATCACCGCGGTCTGGATGTCGGCGGGGGTCAGCCCGGACTGCGCCCACAACTGTTTGCCCACCAAACCCATCTCGGGCAGACCGAGCTCGTCGCGGTAGTAGGAGTACATGGTGAACTGGTCGTCCCCGGAACCCTGGGCGGCCGCCTCGATGATCGCCGGGCGGTGCTTGAGGTCGCGGGCGCGCTCCGGGGTGGTGACGACGATCGCCACCCCGCCGTCGGTCTCCTGGCAGCAGTCCAGCAGCCGCAGCGGCTCGGCGATCCACCGCGAGTTCTGGTGGTCTTCGATGGTGATCGGCTTGCCGTAGAAGTGCGCCTTGGGGTTGGTCGCCGCGTGCTTGCGGTCGGCCACCGACACCACACCGAAATCGGCACTGGTGGCACCGTATTCGTGCATGTAGCGCTGGGCGATCATCGCCACCGAGGCGGCCGGCGTGCTCAGCCCGTGCGGGTAGGACCAACCGTACTCGACACCGCGGGAATCGGCGTTGACGGTCAGCCCGGTCATGACCTGACCGAACCGGAACTCCGAGCGCTCGTTGAAGGCCCGGTAGGCGACGACGACTTCGGCCACGCCGGTCGCCACCGCCAGTGCGGCCTGCTGCACGGTGGCCGCGGCCGCTCCGCCGCCGTAGCCGATCTGGGAGAAGAACGTCAGATCACCCATGCCGGTGGCGCGTGCCACGGCGGTCTCCAGGTTGGAGTCCATGGTGAACGTGACCAGACCGTCGACGTCCGCAGGCTTCAGACCCGCGTCGTCGAGGGCGTCGAGGACGGCCTCGGCTGCCAGCCGCAGTTCGCTGCGACCGGATTCCTTGGAGAAGTCGGTTGCGCCGATCCCGGCGATCGCGGCCTTACCGGACAACATCAGACCTCCCCGAGAGTCAGTGTGGCAGTGGCGATGACGTGGTCGCCCAGGCTGTTGTTGCCGACCACCTTCACCGTCACCAGATCGCCCTCGACGGCGGTCACCTCACCGCTGAAGGTGACCGTGTCGTAGGCGTACCACGGCACACCCAGTCGCAGGCCGATCGAGCGGATCACCGCGTTCGACCCGGCCCAGTCGCTGATGTAGCGCTGCACCAGACCGGTGTCGGTGAGGATGTTGACGAAGATGTCCTTGGATCCCTTGGCCTGCGCCTTGTCCCGGTCGTGGTGCACGTCCTGGTAGTCGCGGGTGGCGATCGCGGTGGAGACGATGAACGTCGGGTCGCCGTAGATCTTCAGCTCGGGCAGCTTGGTGCCCACTTCGGTGCTCACCACGCTCATTCGTCCGCCTCCCAGGCGTACAGGGTCCACGCCGGACCGGCGTCACTCTCCGGAAAGTCGAGATAGGTTGCGTGAACCGGCATTCCGATCTTCACCTCCGCGGCGTCGATACCGCGGAGTTCGCCGAGCATCCGGACGCCCTCGGCGAGTTCGACCAGGGCGATCACGAACGGCAGACTGCGCCCGGGCACCTTGGGGGCGTGGTGCACGACGTAGCTGAACACCGTGCCCTTGCCGCTGGCGACGACGTAGTCGGTGGTCTCGGTCTTGTCCTTCCAGAGCGCCGGCACCGGCGGGTGCTGCAGGCTGCCGTCCGGGCGACGCTGGATGCGCAGTTCGTGGGCGTTGACGCCTTCCCAGAAGTACGCGGTGTCCCGCGACCACGACGGACGCATCATCTTCGACGGGTCGAGGTCGTCCGGCACGGCGACGGTTTCGGCCGCCTCGGTCTGACTCTTCGGAACGAATTTGAGGATGCGCCAGACCATGTCGGCCACATTCTCGTCGCCCACCCACCAGCGGATGTTCTGGGTGACGAAGTAGCCCTCGCCCAGACCGGTCTGCTTGGGGCCGACGATGTCGGTCACCTCGGCGGTGACGCTGACCTCTTCACCGGGCCGCAGGTAGCGGTGGTAGGTCTGCTCGCAGTTGGTGGCCACCACGCCGACATAGCCTGCGGCGTCGAACAGTTCCATGACCTTGCCGAGCGGGTCGTCGGCGGCACGCTGTCCGCCCAGGCCCATCATCGTCCACACCTGGATCATCGCCGGCGGGGCGACGATCCCGGGGTGGCCGGCCGCGCGTGCGGCGTCCTCGTCGATGTAGATCGGGTTCGCATCGCCGATGGCGTCCACCCAGTGGCGGATCATCGGCTGGTTCACCGGATCCCGACCGGTACGCGGTTTACTGCCTCCGGAAGCAAGGATCTGTTCGATCCCGGCGGAAAGATCGCTCATCTGTCTCCTCAGCTCGTCGGGCCGGAACCTACCGCGGCACCCTCGGGACCTTCAGGCCCGAGGCGGCGATCATCTCGCGCATCACCTCGTTGACCCCGCCACCGAAGGTGATCACCAGGTTGCGCTTGGCCTGCGCATCCAGCCAGGTCAACAGCTCGGAGGTGTGCCCGTCGGCGGGGTTGCCGTAGCAGCCGACGATCTCCTCGGCGAGCCGTCCCGCGTACTGAATGCGTTCGGTGCCGAAGACTTTCGTGGCGGCGGCGTCGGCGACCTCGATGATCTCGCCGGCCGCGGCGACCTGCCAGTTCAGCAGTTCGTTGATCCGCCACATCGCATGGATCTCGCCGAGGCCCCGCTTGACCGCGTCCTGGGTGATCGGCGTGGTCCCATCACTGCCGGGCATGGTCGCCCAGGCGTGCACCTTGTCGTAGAGGCAGCCGAAACGACCGGCCGGGCCCAACATGACCCGCTCGTTGTTGAGCTGGGTGGTGATCAGTCGCCAGCCGCCGTTCTCCTCGCCGACCAGCATGTCCGCCGGGACGCGCACGTCGTTGTAGTAGGTGGCGTTGGTGTGGTGCGCACCGTCGGACAGGATCATCGGGGTCCACGAGAAGCCCGGGTCCTTGGTGTCGACGATCAGGATCGAGATGCCCTTGTGCTTCACCGCGGTCGGGTCGGTGCGCACCGCCAGCCAGATGTAGTCGGCATCGTGGGCACCGGTGGTGAACACCTTCTGACCG from Mycolicibacter sp. MU0083 includes:
- a CDS encoding 2-keto-4-pentenoate hydratase, with the protein product MLSAQIRDQLAADLAQAERSRVPISPLTAAQPDIDVVDAYEIQLINIRQRIAEGARVVGHKVGLSSEAMQQMMGVDEPDYGHLLNEMQVFEDTPVKASNYLYPRIEVEVAFILSKDLPGADCTEEDVLAATEAYAPAIELIDSRISDWKIKLCDTIADNASSAGFVLGKQRVKPGDIDIRAIDASLTKNGEVVAEGRSDAVLGNPVTAVAWLARKVESFGVRLKAGDIVLPGTATRAIDVHAGDDCVADFTGLGSVRLVFE
- a CDS encoding cytochrome P450; translation: MASPAVASTTRLPAGFDFTDPEIYAKRLPDAEFAEVRRSEPIKWIEQPDDKSGGFKDGGYWAITRHEDVKEVSRLDDVFSSERNGAIPRHHDETTREQLDAQRILMLNQDAPKHTRQRRIISRGFTPRHILPLHDELQSRAQAITKEALARGRGDFVVEVAAELPLQAIAGLMGVPQEDRRKLFDWTNQMTSYDDPEFAHYDPANSALEIIQYGLQLAELKRQNPGHDIVTTLVEADVDGEKLNDDELGYFIILLAVAGSETTRNSITQGMMAFVDHPDQWELFKAQRPETTADEIVRWATPVTSFQRTATRDHDLNGTLISEGQRVVMFYRAANFDESVFDKPQEFNILRDPNPHVGFGGTGAHYCIGTHLARMTIGLIFNAIADNIPDLKPLDKPERLRSGWLNAIKHWHVDYTGGS
- a CDS encoding RecQ family ATP-dependent DNA helicase; amino-acid sequence: MRTQAQAILEQLAGPDARLRDDQWAAIEALVVGRRRALVVQRTGWGKSAVYFIAAKLLRAAGHGPTVIVSPLLALMRNQVAAAERAGVHAATINSANVTEWADVQRRVSAGDLDVLLVSPERLNNPDFRDEVLPALAARAGLVVVDEAHCVSDWGHDFRPDYRRIRTLIAELGADVPVLATTATANDRVVDDVAGQLGVGGADTLVLRGGLDRESLRLSVIAAGGPAQRTAWVGAHLNELPGSGIVYTLTVAQAHDLAADLRAQGFAVAAYTGSTDSADREQLEADLLANRVKALIATSALGMGFDKPDLGFVVHLGAPSSPIAYYQQVGRAGRATASAEVILLPGTEDQDIWNYFASLAFPAESLVRKVIGELSPDQPLSTPALESRVDLNRSRLEMVLKVLDVDGAVRRVKGGWLGTGVPWIYDEQRYRKLDELRRAEQQAMLDYQRTDDCRMSFLRAQLNDPQLQPGERCGRCDNCAGPRFDAAVDAAAAEATRERLMRPGVEITPRRQWPSGLARLGLELSGRITDGPEPGRVIGRFTDLGWGVRLRRLLDEPDQQVPEEVVRAAVRVLADWDWRTRPTAVLGLDSATHPVLIGSLADRLAELGRLTRLDDLRYAPGRRATTAANSAYRVAALQGSWLPPAELPAGIGPVLLVDDVTDTGWTLTMAARVLRAAGAPQVLPFALASVN
- the dmpG gene encoding 4-hydroxy-2-oxovalerate aldolase, producing MSDYIFDVRITDTSLRDGSHHKRHQFTKDEVAAIVAALDAAGVPVIEVTHGDGLGGSSFNYGFSKTPEQELIKLAAETAKDAKIAFLMLPGVGTKEDIKEAQDNGGSICRIATHCTEADVSIQHFGLARELGLETVGFLMMAHTISPEKLAAQARIMADAGCQCVYVVDSAGALVLEGVADRVSALVAELGDDAQVGFHGHENLGLGVANSVEAVRAGAKQIDGSVRRFGAGAGNAPVEALIGVFDKIGVKTGIDFFDIADAAEDVVRPAMPAECVLDRNALVMGYSGVYSSFLKHAVRQGERYGVPAHELLLRVGQRKLIGGQEDQLIDIALEIQRERAANS
- a CDS encoding acetaldehyde dehydrogenase (acetylating) is translated as MAAKASVAIVGSGNISTDLLYKLLRSEWLEPRWMIGIDPESEGLARARKLGLETSHEGADWLLAQDEKPDFVFEATSAYVHKAYAPKYEAAGIRAIDLTPAAVGPGVIPPANLHAHVDAPNVNMVTCGGQATIPIVYAVSRAVKEQGGTVPYAEIVASVSSVSAGPGTRANIDEFTKTTSAGVQHIGGAERGKAIIILNPADPPMIMRDTIFCQIPEDADHDAITKSIKDVVAYVQTYVPGYRLLNEPQFDEPSLNSGGRAVVTTFVEVEGAGDYLPPYAGNLDIMTAAATKVGEEIAREMASAKTGGA
- the kstD gene encoding 3-oxosteroid 1-dehydrogenase → MAEQEYDVVVVGSGGAGMVAALTAAHQGLSTIVIEKAAHYGGSTARSGGGVWIPNNEVLARAGVKDTADAARTYLHTIVGDVVPAEKIDTYLQRGPEMLSFVLKNSPLKMCWVPGYADYYPEQPGGKPTGRSIEPKPFNAKKLGADMAGLEPAYGKVPLNVVVMQQDYVRLNQLKRHPRGVLRSLKVGARTMWAQATGKNLVGMGRALIAPLRIGLRDAGVPVQLNTALTDLYVEDGVVRGVYVRSTDAPESAQPQLIRARRGVILASGGFEHNEQMRQKYQRAPITTEWTVGAKANTGEGILAGEKLGAALDIMEDSWWGPTVPLEGAPWFALSERNSPGSIIVNMAGKRFMNESMPYVEACHHMYGGQYGQGDGPGENIPAWLIFDQRYRNNYIFAGLQPGQRIPKKWLESGVIVTADTLEELASKTGVPAASLAATVERFNEFARTGKDEDFHRGESAYDRYYGDPTNKPNPNLGQISQGPFYAAKMVPGDLGTKGGIRTDVRGRALRADGSEIPGLYAAGNVSAPVMGHTYPGPGGTIGPAMTFGYLAALDIAGKA